From Psychrobacillus sp. FSL K6-2836, a single genomic window includes:
- a CDS encoding CobW family GTP-binding protein encodes MKDVYLLSGFLGSGKTSLLSHLIEQLKAEGLKPAVIMNELGKLPFDSRAVHDDIPIKEMLEGCICCTGAEKMEAQLQMLLEGEDFDILLIETTGAAHPVEAMDAVLSPFFASRLNMKGIITVADCKRWIDRDKMTPQTRMLFLEQIKHAHLIVANKIDLLSDDEIATVTMQIQGLNSHAPIIQTSNAKIPLKLITKLEATYHSQEVHQAALGKQLSLASRLHTFSEPVDKDEFEQWVRELPDTIYRMKGYVPLKGHKNPYLFQYAYGMVQWLPEYIKMQPQIVIIGDRVESIVVIGNTPND; translated from the coding sequence ATGAAGGATGTCTATTTGCTAAGTGGGTTTTTAGGAAGTGGGAAAACTTCTTTATTATCTCATTTAATTGAACAATTGAAAGCGGAAGGGCTAAAGCCAGCTGTAATTATGAATGAATTAGGGAAATTACCTTTTGATAGTAGAGCAGTGCACGATGATATACCTATAAAGGAAATGTTGGAAGGATGTATTTGCTGCACAGGTGCAGAAAAAATGGAAGCACAACTACAAATGCTATTAGAAGGAGAAGATTTCGATATACTACTAATCGAAACAACAGGTGCTGCTCATCCAGTTGAAGCTATGGATGCAGTGTTATCCCCCTTTTTTGCTAGTAGGTTAAATATGAAGGGTATTATTACAGTCGCAGATTGTAAAAGATGGATAGATAGAGACAAAATGACCCCTCAGACACGCATGCTATTTTTAGAACAGATTAAACATGCCCATTTAATAGTAGCAAATAAGATAGATCTACTTTCTGATGATGAAATAGCTACGGTAACGATGCAAATTCAAGGTTTAAATAGTCATGCTCCTATTATTCAGACATCCAATGCCAAAATACCTTTAAAACTGATCACAAAACTAGAAGCTACTTATCATAGTCAAGAGGTCCACCAAGCGGCATTAGGAAAACAGCTTTCCTTAGCTTCACGTTTGCACACCTTTTCAGAGCCAGTTGATAAGGATGAATTTGAACAATGGGTTAGAGAACTTCCAGACACTATTTATCGTATGAAGGGCTATGTGCCATTAAAAGGTCATAAAAATCCTTATCTGTTTCAATATGCTTACGGGATGGTGCAGTGGCTTCCGGAGTACATTAAAATGCAACCTCAGATTGTTATTATTGGAGATCGAGTAGAATCTATCGTTGTGATTGGAAACACTCCAAATGATTAA
- a CDS encoding dihydrofolate reductase: MISLIVAHDPNRVIGFENKMPWHIPGDLAYFKETTMDKAMVMGRKTFESIGRVLPGRKNIIVTRNDDYHVDGAEVVTDLTKAIEMATAHHEEVMVIGGEQIFRAILPKADRLYITFIQQTFEGDTFFPQYGDEWVLVETTEDMKTPDGISYVYLVYEKK; encoded by the coding sequence ATGATATCACTTATTGTTGCACATGACCCTAACAGAGTAATCGGATTTGAAAACAAAATGCCATGGCATATTCCAGGGGACCTAGCTTATTTTAAAGAAACCACGATGGATAAAGCAATGGTAATGGGAAGAAAAACATTTGAATCCATTGGAAGAGTGTTACCAGGACGTAAAAATATTATTGTCACAAGAAATGACGATTATCATGTAGATGGTGCTGAGGTAGTGACGGATTTAACAAAAGCTATTGAAATGGCCACAGCTCATCATGAAGAAGTAATGGTTATTGGTGGTGAACAAATTTTCCGTGCTATTTTGCCAAAAGCAGACAGACTTTATATAACATTTATACAACAAACTTTTGAAGGGGATACTTTTTTCCCTCAATACGGTGATGAATGGGTGCTAGTAGAAACAACTGAAGATATGAAAACTCCAGATGGTATTTCGTATGTTTATTTGGTTTATGAAAAAAAGTAA
- the msrB gene encoding peptide-methionine (R)-S-oxide reductase MsrB, protein MKENLTEMQYYVTQQNGTEPPFQGEYDKHFDEGIYVDVVSGKPLFHSKDKYDAGCGWPSFTRPIEEHEVLEKFDDSHGMRRVEVRSKTADSHLGHVFPDGPKEETGLRYCINSAALRFVPKDKLEEEGYEAYSKLF, encoded by the coding sequence ATGAAAGAGAATTTAACAGAAATGCAATATTATGTTACGCAACAAAATGGCACAGAACCACCATTTCAAGGTGAATATGATAAGCATTTTGATGAAGGAATATATGTAGATGTAGTATCTGGCAAACCTTTGTTTCATTCAAAGGATAAATATGATGCTGGCTGTGGTTGGCCAAGCTTTACGCGTCCAATTGAAGAACATGAGGTTTTAGAGAAATTTGATGATAGTCATGGCATGAGACGAGTAGAAGTTCGAAGTAAAACAGCAGACTCACATCTTGGTCATGTATTCCCAGATGGTCCTAAGGAAGAAACAGGTCTACGCTACTGTATCAATTCTGCGGCACTGCGTTTTGTACCGAAAGATAAATTAGAAGAAGAAGGCTATGAAGCGTATAGCAAATTGTTTTAA
- a CDS encoding YpmS family protein, giving the protein MNKWKIAFFLLVLIIIGSIGTFVYWITTPVESVWIEEASTPPEGNVLTVNATKEDFQAIANSYIKKEIGGKPLPLQLTVDDQIVLSSEFTVFSINLPVKMFFEPHVEKNGNIRLEQSSVEIGPQKMEPEMILKLLRDSVELPNWMVVNPAEEEVLIQLSDIPMASGVHVRAKELNLAEDIITLEIVIPTE; this is encoded by the coding sequence ATGAATAAGTGGAAAATTGCATTTTTTTTATTAGTACTAATTATTATCGGCAGTATTGGAACCTTCGTTTATTGGATAACAACTCCTGTAGAATCTGTATGGATTGAGGAAGCGAGCACACCTCCAGAAGGGAATGTGTTAACTGTAAATGCAACTAAGGAGGATTTTCAAGCTATTGCAAATTCGTATATAAAAAAAGAGATAGGTGGAAAGCCTCTTCCACTTCAACTTACAGTTGATGATCAAATTGTTTTATCGTCAGAGTTTACTGTTTTTTCTATTAATTTACCCGTAAAAATGTTTTTTGAACCACATGTAGAAAAGAACGGTAATATTCGATTAGAGCAATCATCTGTTGAAATTGGACCACAAAAAATGGAGCCTGAAATGATTTTAAAGCTATTGAGGGATTCAGTGGAGCTTCCTAACTGGATGGTTGTGAATCCTGCGGAAGAGGAAGTTCTCATCCAGCTATCCGATATTCCGATGGCATCAGGTGTTCATGTACGAGCAAAAGAGTTGAATTTAGCAGAGGATATCATTACGCTTGAAATTGTAATACCAACAGAATAG
- a CDS encoding GDSL-type esterase/lipase family protein, translating into MKYFIMIICVIFLIGCNSNDLVEVSFSEKQEVLFEDYVIPFQFFPRTIEVVGLGDSLTQGVGDELGREGYLGRLQQHFLQYNGIEDVPLTNTAKRGRRSDQLLKMLKNGEIDHQIRKANIITLTIGGNDIMKVIKKDLFNLKVEAFEKELEKFERNYDQILHEIREINSTAPIIIMGLYNPITIVTDEKSEFDLILNDWNEVIQEMADSDSNACYVPIDHLFVTNANLVYHTDFFHPNSKGYQLVIEEIVSTMQECGLIDADSRELLF; encoded by the coding sequence ATGAAATATTTTATAATGATTATTTGTGTTATTTTTCTAATAGGGTGTAATTCCAATGACCTGGTAGAAGTCAGTTTTTCAGAAAAACAAGAGGTTCTTTTTGAAGATTATGTTATACCCTTTCAATTTTTTCCGAGAACGATAGAAGTAGTTGGCCTTGGTGATTCTTTGACACAAGGAGTAGGAGATGAGTTAGGGAGAGAAGGTTATTTAGGACGTCTGCAACAACATTTTTTACAATATAATGGAATAGAAGACGTTCCATTAACCAATACTGCAAAAAGAGGTCGTAGAAGCGATCAACTTTTAAAAATGTTAAAGAATGGAGAAATTGACCACCAAATCCGAAAAGCCAATATAATTACTTTAACCATTGGTGGAAATGACATTATGAAGGTCATTAAGAAAGATTTGTTTAATCTAAAAGTAGAGGCATTTGAAAAGGAATTAGAAAAGTTTGAAAGGAATTATGATCAAATTCTTCATGAAATTCGGGAGATTAATAGTACTGCTCCGATTATTATAATGGGTTTATATAATCCTATTACGATTGTTACAGATGAAAAAAGTGAGTTTGATCTAATTTTAAATGATTGGAATGAGGTCATTCAGGAAATGGCTGATAGTGATAGCAATGCTTGTTATGTACCAATAGATCATCTTTTTGTGACAAATGCTAATTTGGTGTATCATACGGACTTCTTCCATCCAAACAGTAAAGGATATCAACTTGTCATTGAAGAAATAGTTAGTACAATGCAGGAATGTGGTTTAATAGATGCCGATAGTAGGGAATTGTTGTTTTAA
- a CDS encoding DegV family protein, producing the protein MPNVHIVTDSTADLTTELIEQYNIHVVPLTIQIDDESYIDGVDINPEEFLEKMATSKELPKSSQPSAGVFKELYDELGKDGDHVISIHMTGGMSGTVKSAQAAAAMSESDVTVIDSKFISFALLFQVEEAAKMASNGETKEAIIQKLEDIRRKSDLFVVVDTLDNLVKGGRIGKGKAMLGSLLSIKPIASLAGGEYTPIAKVRSHKQVVNYLFDRYIADTKGKVVKAVGISHANGFSMATPLMNLIKESGFLDIKVSFTSPVISTHTGPGAIGFMYMTE; encoded by the coding sequence ATGCCGAACGTTCACATTGTAACAGATTCCACAGCTGACTTAACAACAGAACTTATTGAGCAATACAATATACATGTCGTACCTTTGACAATTCAAATTGATGACGAATCATATATTGACGGAGTGGATATTAATCCAGAAGAATTTCTAGAAAAAATGGCGACCTCTAAGGAATTGCCAAAATCTTCACAGCCATCAGCGGGGGTCTTTAAGGAATTATACGACGAACTTGGTAAAGATGGTGATCATGTTATCTCTATACATATGACTGGTGGTATGAGTGGGACTGTAAAATCAGCTCAAGCTGCTGCTGCGATGTCAGAATCAGATGTTACAGTAATCGATTCGAAATTTATTTCCTTTGCATTATTGTTCCAAGTTGAGGAAGCGGCTAAAATGGCTTCAAATGGCGAAACAAAAGAAGCTATTATTCAAAAATTAGAAGATATTCGCAGGAAGTCTGATTTGTTTGTCGTCGTAGATACTTTGGATAACCTCGTTAAAGGTGGCCGAATTGGAAAAGGAAAGGCAATGCTCGGTTCTTTACTTTCTATTAAGCCAATCGCAAGTTTAGCAGGTGGAGAGTATACACCAATTGCAAAGGTAAGAAGCCACAAACAAGTTGTCAATTACTTATTTGACCGATATATTGCAGATACAAAAGGAAAAGTTGTCAAAGCGGTTGGTATTTCTCATGCAAATGGTTTTTCTATGGCTACTCCTTTGATGAATCTCATAAAGGAGTCGGGATTCCTAGATATCAAAGTTTCATTTACATCACCTGTCATTAGTACACATACAGGACCAGGTGCTATTGGATTTATGTACATGACAGAATAG
- a CDS encoding thymidylate synthase, with translation MEQYLTLCRHIMNNGVEKGDRTGTGTKSVFGYQMRFDLSDGFPLLTTKKTAFRLVATELLWFLKGDTNVKTLIQANNHIWDEWAFEKWVNSVEYTGPDMTNFGVRAAKDPEFNEIVQQQMDIFCEKILTDDDFSEKFGDLGPVYGRQWRSWPSKDGQTIDQLRNVIEQIKKNPDSRRHIITAWNPAEVDEMALPPCHAFMQFYVANGKLSCQLYQRSADVFLGVPFNIASYALLTHLIAKECQLEVGEFVHTLGDAHLYINHMEQVTTQLERDPKTLPQLLLNDEKESIFDFEIEDIKIEGYDPHPRIKAPIAV, from the coding sequence ATGGAGCAGTACCTTACTTTGTGTAGGCATATTATGAATAATGGAGTTGAAAAAGGAGATCGGACGGGAACTGGTACGAAAAGTGTCTTTGGATATCAAATGCGATTTGATCTGTCTGATGGTTTCCCGCTTCTCACAACGAAAAAGACAGCTTTTCGTTTAGTTGCAACCGAACTTCTTTGGTTTTTAAAGGGTGATACGAATGTTAAAACACTTATTCAAGCTAATAATCATATTTGGGATGAGTGGGCATTTGAAAAATGGGTGAACAGTGTGGAATATACAGGACCAGACATGACAAATTTTGGAGTTCGAGCTGCAAAGGACCCTGAATTTAACGAAATCGTGCAACAGCAAATGGATATCTTTTGTGAAAAAATCTTAACGGATGATGATTTTTCAGAAAAGTTTGGTGATTTAGGTCCAGTATATGGTCGTCAATGGAGATCCTGGCCTTCTAAGGATGGACAAACGATAGATCAATTACGAAATGTCATAGAGCAGATTAAGAAAAATCCTGACTCTAGAAGACATATTATTACTGCTTGGAACCCAGCGGAGGTAGATGAAATGGCTTTACCGCCATGTCACGCCTTCATGCAATTTTATGTGGCAAATGGGAAATTATCTTGTCAGCTTTATCAACGTAGTGCTGATGTGTTCCTAGGAGTTCCCTTTAATATTGCCTCTTATGCATTATTAACTCATTTAATAGCAAAAGAGTGCCAGTTAGAAGTCGGAGAATTTGTCCATACTTTAGGAGACGCTCATTTATATATAAATCATATGGAACAGGTTACAACGCAATTAGAAAGAGACCCAAAAACTTTACCACAACTACTATTAAATGATGAAAAAGAGTCTATTTTTGATTTTGAAATAGAAGACATTAAAATAGAGGGCTATGATCCACACCCGCGAATTAAAGCACCAATTGCCGTTTAA
- a CDS encoding methyl-accepting chemotaxis protein, producing the protein MLVLTSTKMFSAQQALEKFTNVDIKEQMMVNQIATEIAQLANAEQSYIITGKNNYMASYRKYKDSTITNIKELYKTYENRPDELQKIQSIDQFFTTYLQYSERVIDIRNENGIESAQKLVNTGNGKTAMDYVNVHIAAINELLEKNNANQIALLKKENNTSLIIFIALTVFSVVLTLSFGIFLFYSIKRNTYAINRSILDIAQAGGDLTRRVKVRSKDEFSEIATSTNVLIASIADLVRRVRELTVNVSASGQELMASSDETALTIQSIADSTNEIAAGSDQTLRSMTEAIQKMNSLEEATRYLNNDAQSVKEATDQMIQAAHKGGESVQHSSNVMMSIEETMANTTQTVESLGTKSNEITSIIKTITAIAEQTNLLALNAAIEAARAGEHGRGFAVVADEVRKLAEQSQRAAKEVTGIVTSIQSEVTSIVKQNHEGVESVIRGVEVANETNASLDQIMNQTNETISIIDKMVKQIEETLNFSQEVAASFIEVTQIAENTASNTETSAAAAEQGSAAMEEINASAVELSHQADELSKVVNEFKL; encoded by the coding sequence ATGCTTGTCCTAACATCTACAAAAATGTTTTCCGCTCAACAAGCATTAGAGAAATTTACAAATGTCGACATTAAAGAGCAGATGATGGTAAACCAAATCGCAACGGAGATTGCACAACTTGCGAATGCAGAGCAAAGTTATATAATAACCGGTAAAAACAATTATATGGCAAGCTATAGAAAATATAAAGATTCAACTATTACAAATATTAAAGAACTGTATAAAACGTACGAAAATCGCCCGGATGAATTACAAAAAATTCAGTCTATCGACCAGTTTTTTACAACTTATTTACAATACTCTGAACGTGTTATTGACATTCGCAATGAGAACGGTATAGAATCTGCTCAAAAGTTAGTCAATACTGGAAACGGTAAAACCGCAATGGATTATGTGAATGTACATATCGCAGCTATAAACGAACTTCTTGAAAAGAATAATGCAAATCAGATTGCACTATTAAAAAAAGAAAATAATACTTCGCTAATTATTTTTATTGCGCTAACCGTTTTCTCTGTAGTACTTACCCTATCCTTTGGTATTTTCTTGTTCTATTCTATTAAACGAAATACCTATGCTATTAATCGCTCTATTTTGGATATTGCACAAGCTGGCGGAGATTTAACGAGACGAGTAAAAGTTAGATCAAAAGATGAATTTTCAGAGATAGCAACTAGTACAAATGTATTGATAGCATCAATAGCCGACTTAGTAAGAAGAGTTAGAGAACTTACAGTAAATGTTTCAGCAAGTGGACAAGAATTGATGGCCTCATCAGATGAGACTGCTTTAACAATTCAATCTATCGCTGATTCAACCAATGAAATCGCTGCTGGCAGTGATCAAACATTAAGAAGCATGACAGAAGCGATTCAAAAAATGAATTCCTTAGAAGAAGCAACAAGATATTTGAACAATGATGCACAGTCAGTAAAAGAAGCAACTGATCAAATGATTCAAGCTGCTCATAAAGGAGGAGAATCCGTACAACATTCGTCTAATGTCATGATGAGTATCGAAGAAACAATGGCAAATACGACGCAAACTGTAGAATCACTTGGTACAAAATCAAATGAAATCACCTCTATTATCAAAACAATTACAGCTATCGCAGAGCAAACGAATTTGCTAGCATTAAATGCTGCAATCGAGGCTGCTCGCGCTGGTGAACATGGTAGAGGGTTTGCTGTAGTTGCAGATGAGGTAAGAAAGCTGGCAGAACAATCCCAAAGAGCTGCAAAAGAGGTTACAGGAATTGTTACTTCTATACAATCTGAAGTTACGTCGATTGTTAAACAAAATCATGAGGGGGTTGAAAGTGTGATTCGGGGGGTTGAAGTAGCAAATGAAACGAATGCTTCTCTTGACCAAATCATGAATCAAACAAATGAAACGATTTCTATTATTGATAAAATGGTGAAACAAATCGAAGAAACACTTAACTTTAGTCAAGAAGTTGCTGCATCGTTTATAGAAGTAACTCAAATTGCAGAAAATACAGCATCTAATACAGAAACTTCCGCTGCTGCTGCTGAACAAGGATCTGCAGCCATGGAAGAAATTAATGCATCTGCTGTAGAATTATCCCACCAAGCGGATGAACTAAGTAAAGTTGTAAATGAATTTAAACTATAA
- a CDS encoding YozE family protein: protein MRQSFYLFTLKFRGGQKEDKKSKFANSMFNHHDFPKAETSFDKISLYIEELADPNMPAAVFDEIWEYYIEDSK, encoded by the coding sequence ATGCGACAATCGTTTTATTTGTTTACTTTAAAATTTCGTGGGGGTCAAAAGGAAGACAAAAAGTCAAAATTTGCCAACAGCATGTTTAACCATCACGATTTTCCAAAAGCAGAAACTTCTTTTGATAAAATTTCGTTATATATTGAAGAGCTTGCAGACCCGAATATGCCAGCAGCTGTATTTGATGAAATATGGGAGTATTATATAGAAGATTCAAAGTAG
- the msrA gene encoding peptide-methionine (S)-S-oxide reductase MsrA, producing the protein MEKATFAGGCFWCMVKPFDSYDGIEKVVSGYTGGHVPNPTYEQVCSNATGHYEAVQITFDPAVFSYDRLLEIFWLNVDPTDDNGQFFDRGSSYQTAIFYHTEEQKEKAIASKDALDASGKFNVKIAVKILPAAEFYPAEDYHQDYYKKNPGHYNRYFTGSGRAAFVERMKEGL; encoded by the coding sequence ATGGAAAAAGCAACTTTTGCAGGCGGCTGTTTTTGGTGTATGGTAAAGCCTTTTGATTCGTACGATGGAATTGAAAAAGTGGTTTCTGGATATACGGGTGGACATGTACCTAATCCAACATACGAGCAGGTTTGCTCCAATGCAACTGGACATTACGAAGCAGTACAAATCACTTTTGATCCAGCTGTATTTTCATATGATCGTTTATTAGAAATTTTTTGGCTGAATGTGGATCCAACTGATGATAATGGTCAATTTTTTGATAGAGGCTCCTCGTATCAAACTGCCATTTTTTATCATACCGAAGAGCAAAAAGAAAAAGCGATAGCGTCTAAGGATGCTTTAGATGCTTCTGGGAAATTTAATGTGAAAATTGCGGTGAAAATACTACCTGCAGCTGAGTTTTACCCAGCAGAGGATTATCATCAAGATTATTATAAGAAAAATCCTGGCCACTATAATCGATACTTTACTGGATCCGGCAGAGCTGCATTTGTTGAAAGAATGAAGGAGGGGCTATAA
- a CDS encoding YpjP family protein yields MKKWFQKSIIITVALLTFGLISPNHFIWEQLLDTKSPSRAISSDAHDYEQVTITDESSVYENMADAAKEQAYIKFGNRIGPVIQHEFDDIIFPKMQEAIDMTIAKATDEKITRLAISEQPSGDYHEKIFNIYNDTTKKDLIRFHVRTDKKPQDGYYFNFHYHLAEDKYSKHYVLGDIYWSKNTPPKWLS; encoded by the coding sequence ATGAAAAAATGGTTCCAAAAGTCAATAATCATAACAGTTGCACTCTTAACATTTGGTCTAATATCTCCTAACCATTTCATATGGGAGCAATTATTAGATACCAAAAGTCCTTCTAGGGCTATTTCTTCTGATGCACATGATTATGAACAAGTAACAATAACAGATGAATCCTCCGTTTATGAAAACATGGCTGATGCTGCCAAGGAACAAGCATACATAAAGTTCGGTAATCGAATAGGGCCTGTGATTCAACATGAATTTGATGATATTATCTTTCCGAAGATGCAAGAAGCAATTGATATGACAATTGCTAAAGCAACTGATGAAAAAATAACTCGTTTAGCTATTTCCGAGCAGCCATCTGGAGATTACCACGAAAAGATTTTTAATATTTATAATGATACAACTAAAAAAGATTTGATCCGTTTTCATGTAAGAACGGATAAAAAACCGCAAGATGGGTATTATTTCAATTTTCACTATCACTTGGCGGAAGATAAGTATTCAAAACATTATGTTCTAGGTGACATATATTGGTCCAAAAACACACCACCAAAATGGCTCTCCTAG
- a CDS encoding lmo1851 family serine protease, translated as MDEQKQNNEEEITEIKPASKYIKMKPFVFLLSIFALVVATAAVTMIALTWGDEKVVNVNPVNQSERSEFSKLYLAYDKLEEEYYKEVDEEAVINGAINGMIDALEDPYSDYMNQDEASQFNENISSSFQGIGAEIQERDGVINIVSPIKNSPAEKAGLMPNDKIIAVDGKDIKGYSASEAVLLIRGNKGTEVTLSIQRGTNASMEVTIVRDDIPIETVYAEMLDDQVAHIIISSFSTNTYEELLTAIDSMEKEGMKALVLDVRQNPGGLLTSAIDISNLFVDEGKKLLQIEIQNNKEVTVATPGPRVDVPVTLIIDEGSASASEILAGALSESAKIPLVGINSFGKGTVQTVNDLPDGSNIKITTAKWLTPDGNWIHDTGILPDHVVEYPSYAMLPPLDTTVTLKTNQSSDAVKTAEEMLQAVGYDVGEVDGNFDEQLNTAVKKFQSDNKLVVSGDIDGETSYQLMDKLRAKILEEDPQLLKAQEIVTDLLDK; from the coding sequence TTGGATGAACAAAAACAAAATAATGAAGAAGAGATAACGGAAATAAAACCAGCATCAAAATATATAAAAATGAAACCATTTGTTTTCCTATTAAGTATTTTTGCCCTAGTTGTAGCGACTGCAGCTGTTACCATGATTGCTTTAACATGGGGTGACGAGAAGGTTGTAAATGTAAATCCAGTTAATCAGAGTGAGCGCTCTGAGTTCTCTAAATTGTATTTGGCATATGATAAATTAGAGGAAGAATACTATAAAGAAGTTGATGAAGAAGCAGTGATTAATGGCGCTATTAACGGAATGATCGATGCGTTAGAGGATCCTTATTCCGATTATATGAACCAAGATGAGGCTTCCCAATTCAATGAGAATATATCTTCTAGTTTTCAAGGTATAGGTGCAGAGATTCAAGAAAGAGATGGTGTTATTAACATCGTGTCTCCTATTAAAAACTCACCTGCTGAAAAAGCTGGATTAATGCCAAATGACAAAATCATAGCAGTAGATGGTAAGGATATTAAAGGATATAGCGCGTCTGAAGCCGTATTACTTATTCGTGGAAATAAAGGGACAGAAGTAACGCTATCTATACAACGCGGTACCAATGCTTCTATGGAAGTAACAATAGTACGTGACGATATACCGATTGAAACGGTTTATGCAGAAATGTTAGATGATCAAGTGGCACATATTATCATATCCAGTTTTTCTACAAATACGTATGAAGAATTGCTAACAGCTATTGACTCAATGGAAAAAGAAGGTATGAAAGCATTAGTACTAGATGTTCGTCAAAATCCTGGAGGTCTGTTAACCTCTGCAATAGATATTTCTAATCTTTTTGTAGATGAAGGGAAAAAACTACTGCAAATTGAAATTCAGAATAATAAAGAGGTTACAGTAGCTACGCCTGGCCCTCGCGTCGATGTACCTGTTACCCTAATAATTGATGAAGGTAGTGCGTCGGCTTCAGAAATTCTAGCAGGTGCTTTAAGTGAATCAGCAAAAATTCCATTGGTAGGCATAAATTCCTTTGGTAAAGGGACTGTTCAAACAGTGAATGATTTACCAGATGGGTCAAATATTAAAATCACAACTGCTAAGTGGTTAACGCCAGATGGAAACTGGATTCATGATACTGGGATTCTTCCAGATCATGTTGTTGAATATCCATCTTATGCTATGTTACCTCCTTTAGATACGACTGTAACATTGAAAACAAACCAATCATCAGATGCGGTTAAAACTGCAGAAGAAATGCTACAAGCAGTAGGATATGATGTAGGTGAAGTGGATGGTAATTTTGATGAACAGTTGAATACTGCCGTGAAGAAGTTCCAATCAGATAACAAACTTGTTGTGTCAGGAGATATTGATGGAGAAACCTCATATCAATTAATGGATAAACTAAGAGCTAAAATCTTAGAAGAGGATCCACAGTTGTTAAAGGCACAAGAAATAGTGACAGATTTGTTAGACAAATAA
- the deoD gene encoding purine-nucleoside phosphorylase, with amino-acid sequence MSIHISAKKGEIADTILLPGDPLRAKYIAETFLEDAVQYNEVRNMFGYTGTYKGKRISVQGTGMGVPSISIYVHELMNDYDVQKLIRVGTCGAIQKDVKVRDVILAQSASTDSTLNKVLLDDISYAPTADFDLLYKAYNAGKEAGLNLRVGNVFTADLFYNENAQNEKWADYGVLAVEMESAALYTLAAKFGRQALSILTVSDHIITGEATSSEERQTTFNDMIVVALEAAIQD; translated from the coding sequence ATGAGTATTCATATTAGCGCAAAAAAAGGTGAAATTGCAGACACAATCTTACTTCCAGGAGATCCATTGCGTGCAAAGTATATTGCCGAAACATTCTTAGAGGATGCTGTTCAATATAATGAGGTTCGTAATATGTTCGGATATACTGGAACATATAAAGGAAAAAGGATTTCTGTACAAGGTACTGGAATGGGTGTTCCTTCTATATCTATTTATGTTCATGAATTAATGAATGACTATGATGTACAAAAGTTAATCCGAGTTGGAACATGTGGAGCAATCCAAAAAGATGTAAAAGTTCGTGACGTAATTCTTGCTCAAAGTGCATCAACAGACTCTACATTAAATAAAGTGTTATTAGATGATATCAGTTATGCTCCAACTGCTGACTTTGATCTATTATACAAAGCATATAACGCGGGTAAAGAAGCTGGTCTAAACTTAAGAGTAGGAAATGTATTCACAGCTGATTTATTCTACAATGAAAACGCTCAAAATGAGAAGTGGGCTGACTATGGCGTTCTTGCTGTAGAAATGGAATCCGCAGCTTTATATACGCTTGCTGCTAAATTCGGTCGTCAAGCATTGTCTATTTTAACAGTTAGTGATCATATTATCACAGGAGAAGCAACTTCTTCTGAGGAACGTCAAACTACGTTCAATGATATGATTGTTGTTGCTTTAGAAGCGGCAATTCAAGACTAA